A genomic region of Vitreimonas flagellata contains the following coding sequences:
- a CDS encoding AAA family ATPase has product MTIKFKDTGTFAENLALFDEHLRSLDQDLAYDFLVDVQAHADGRLDREAVLDHLMTAIKTAEAAKEAKAEQAAAAGAESGASEAGANEVSQTPPFTAPTKATVGWLLEQLDIEGFRGINNENAPLILKFKTSAVSSISAPNGVGKSSIFDALTYALRKSIPKLDDLHAAEKGRDYYLNRFHSGGVGTVILKVKPTDGSASIAITVKLDATGKRTVSATNGVDGEALLEELYREFVLLDGQTFQRFISETSLNRGRNFAGLLGLAQYAAMRRTLDMLSNTRAFNNHFDRTAVDARKKAASRSIADVSARIGADYEILIKEPLEPATERSDAQARCHSALSGIQVLAKHCDGQTFAQVDLDACLSTIIEEEGGETKKRHGELTQTISNLEEAEKKGASEAEVEELAAIAARRDAAVALTAGDLLNEVYRASEKVLVQAAWPSSRCPTCDRDDGSSVLDLVHAKIAEYEKVDEETTAGVAAWTAGSWAEVSALGKAHLPVADVEALKPLLARGAKGELTAADATTLATHLATIRTQIATSLAEARTARDTLAGTLPPSMAAATNAINVSRRLQTHWSDVANHEEAHARESAIEDRIARIKTFVDGANTAFAGAESAMANERLQKVLPVCRNLFKAIMGQSVVPGLAKRTGTEEIAISLTEFWSLKDVSAQALLSESFRNGFAVSVYLAAASLYGGAPKFMILDDVTSSLDAGHQLNLIDVIRLQFARPEVADGPQIIILSHDTMLEKLFNTNGNSAGWQHQRLEGTPQLAVLPQTGAINKVRDGTKDLLNQGRATDAAPFIRQYLEYQLSFIISKCRIPVPIDIAYSDEQKMVGKLLKAVQDAVALHKKAGDLVLEPAQETALDQRVTSITSNFVSHWATGSSGAYSAAALQTVLAAIETLEDSFQYEPTPGAAKVWYFSLSKR; this is encoded by the coding sequence ATGACGATCAAATTCAAAGATACCGGCACGTTCGCCGAAAACCTCGCCTTGTTTGACGAGCATCTGCGGTCACTGGACCAAGATCTGGCTTACGACTTCCTGGTCGATGTTCAGGCCCATGCGGACGGACGGCTCGACCGAGAAGCCGTCCTCGATCACCTGATGACAGCGATCAAGACCGCAGAGGCCGCAAAGGAGGCGAAGGCCGAACAGGCCGCTGCCGCCGGAGCGGAGAGCGGCGCCAGCGAAGCCGGCGCGAACGAGGTCTCGCAGACGCCGCCTTTTACCGCGCCCACCAAAGCGACCGTCGGCTGGCTCCTCGAGCAACTCGACATCGAGGGTTTTCGGGGCATCAACAATGAAAACGCACCGCTCATCCTCAAATTCAAAACGAGCGCCGTCAGTTCGATTTCCGCACCCAACGGCGTCGGAAAGAGCTCGATCTTCGACGCCCTCACCTATGCGCTGCGCAAGAGCATTCCGAAGCTCGACGATTTGCACGCCGCGGAAAAAGGCCGTGACTACTACCTGAACCGCTTTCACAGCGGCGGAGTCGGCACGGTCATCCTCAAGGTCAAGCCGACCGACGGCTCCGCGTCGATCGCCATAACGGTGAAGCTCGACGCCACGGGCAAGCGGACAGTGAGTGCAACGAACGGCGTCGATGGTGAAGCTCTGCTGGAAGAGCTCTATCGCGAGTTCGTTTTGTTGGACGGGCAAACCTTCCAGCGGTTCATTAGTGAAACGTCGCTGAACCGCGGTCGCAATTTCGCGGGGCTGCTCGGTCTGGCGCAATACGCCGCCATGCGCCGAACACTCGACATGCTCTCAAACACGCGCGCGTTCAATAATCACTTTGACCGGACTGCGGTGGACGCGCGCAAGAAGGCCGCCAGCCGATCAATCGCAGACGTGTCCGCGCGTATCGGGGCCGACTACGAAATCCTGATCAAGGAGCCGCTGGAGCCAGCGACCGAAAGGTCCGACGCGCAAGCACGCTGCCATAGCGCTCTCAGCGGCATCCAGGTGCTCGCCAAGCACTGCGACGGCCAGACTTTCGCCCAGGTCGATCTCGACGCCTGCCTGAGCACCATCATCGAGGAAGAAGGCGGAGAAACGAAGAAGCGCCACGGCGAGCTGACGCAGACGATCTCGAACCTTGAAGAGGCCGAGAAGAAGGGAGCATCGGAAGCGGAAGTGGAGGAGCTGGCCGCCATCGCCGCGCGCCGCGACGCTGCGGTCGCCCTCACGGCGGGTGACTTGTTGAACGAAGTCTATCGCGCGAGTGAGAAGGTGCTTGTGCAAGCCGCCTGGCCGAGCAGCCGTTGCCCCACCTGCGACCGGGATGACGGCTCTTCCGTGCTGGACCTCGTACATGCGAAGATCGCCGAGTATGAGAAGGTCGATGAAGAAACCACGGCCGGCGTCGCGGCGTGGACGGCTGGCTCCTGGGCTGAAGTCTCCGCGTTGGGCAAAGCCCATCTGCCGGTGGCCGATGTTGAAGCCCTGAAACCGCTTCTCGCAAGGGGAGCCAAGGGCGAGCTGACTGCGGCGGATGCAACGACGCTCGCCACCCACCTCGCGACGATCCGCACACAAATTGCGACCTCACTCGCGGAGGCGCGCACGGCGCGCGACACCCTGGCCGGCACCCTGCCGCCATCAATGGCCGCCGCCACCAATGCCATCAACGTCAGTCGTCGGCTCCAAACGCATTGGAGCGACGTCGCCAACCACGAAGAAGCCCATGCCCGCGAGAGCGCGATCGAAGACCGCATCGCTCGCATCAAGACCTTCGTCGATGGCGCGAACACGGCCTTCGCCGGCGCCGAGAGCGCAATGGCGAATGAGCGCCTACAGAAGGTGCTCCCGGTTTGCCGCAATCTCTTCAAGGCGATCATGGGCCAATCCGTTGTCCCCGGGCTGGCCAAGCGAACCGGCACCGAAGAAATCGCGATCAGCCTGACGGAGTTCTGGTCGCTGAAGGATGTCTCGGCCCAGGCTTTGTTGTCTGAGAGCTTCCGAAACGGGTTCGCGGTCTCGGTCTATCTGGCGGCCGCGTCGCTCTACGGCGGCGCGCCCAAGTTCATGATCCTTGACGACGTCACCTCGAGCCTTGACGCCGGACACCAGCTCAATCTCATCGACGTCATCCGACTGCAGTTCGCCCGCCCCGAGGTGGCAGACGGTCCACAGATCATCATTCTCAGCCATGACACCATGCTGGAGAAGCTGTTCAACACCAACGGCAACAGCGCGGGCTGGCAGCACCAACGCCTTGAGGGGACGCCGCAGTTGGCGGTGCTCCCGCAGACGGGGGCGATCAACAAGGTGCGCGATGGAACGAAGGACCTGCTGAACCAGGGTCGCGCGACGGACGCGGCACCCTTCATCCGGCAGTACCTCGAGTACCAACTCAGCTTCATCATCAGCAAATGTCGGATCCCGGTGCCGATCGACATTGCGTACAGCGATGAGCAGAAGATGGTCGGCAAGCTTCTAAAAGCCGTCCAGGACGCGGTGGCTTTGCACAAGAAGGCTGGCGATCTGGTTCTGGAGCCGGCGCAGGAAACGGCGCTTGACCAGCGCGTGACCAGCATCACCAGCAATTTCGTATCCCACTGGGCGACGGGAAGCAGCGGCGCCTACTCCGCCGCCGCGCTGCAGACCGTTCTGGCGGCGATCGAAACCCTGGAAGACAGCTTCCAATATGAACCGACGCCCGGCGCGGCGAAGGTTTGGTATTTTTCATTGTCGAAACGCTGA
- a CDS encoding BglII/BstYI family type II restriction endonuclease — protein sequence MADLYEVHEWRNAAGVMSTACPQEWRELLDCLRSFRLLRSEILIPGGNRSFISDRFEKPFNERGWTEREFRTGIQVDGEVTPSPTHSVDCFKGRVALELEWNNKDPFYDRDLNNFRLLFELRVIDLGVIVTRSDHLQDIFKQLGRGASYGASTTHMSKLLPKIQGGGGGGCPILVFGITRNLYVEDETPEPISVSFEPGEDAGE from the coding sequence TTGGCTGACCTCTATGAGGTGCATGAATGGCGCAATGCCGCAGGCGTGATGTCCACTGCCTGTCCGCAGGAATGGCGGGAACTGTTAGATTGTCTTCGGTCATTCCGCTTGTTGCGGAGCGAGATACTTATTCCGGGTGGGAATCGATCCTTCATTTCGGATCGCTTTGAGAAGCCATTCAATGAGAGAGGCTGGACGGAGCGCGAGTTTCGCACCGGGATACAGGTCGACGGCGAAGTTACACCGTCGCCCACGCACTCCGTGGACTGCTTCAAGGGGCGGGTTGCGCTTGAGCTCGAGTGGAATAACAAGGATCCATTCTACGATCGAGACTTGAATAATTTTCGGCTGCTGTTCGAACTTCGTGTGATCGACCTCGGAGTCATCGTTACACGCTCTGACCACCTGCAGGACATCTTCAAGCAGCTAGGACGTGGCGCAAGCTACGGTGCGTCAACCACTCATATGTCGAAGCTCTTGCCGAAGATTCAGGGCGGCGGTGGCGGTGGATGCCCGATTCTAGTATTCGGGATTACGAGGAATCTCTATGTCGAAGATGAAACGCCCGAGCCAATCTCAGTTAGCTTTGAGCCTGGAGAAGACGCCGGCGAGTGA
- a CDS encoding toll/interleukin-1 receptor domain-containing protein produces MPYRYAAFISYSSIDAAFAKRLHRTLEVYQVPKSLGQVRITEGGKSNRIYPVFRDREELAAGQLSEGIEASLRASSALIVVCSSAAAASQWVQKEIEYFKTLPQGGRIFSIIAETVPADEAGKDRTRACLPVALGPEPLAADARSGKDGFRYALLKLIAGIINVSPGVLRDRDKAQRQRSLVQRVLLGVAVGFFVLTGLSTVAELGRRSDLARRGEAFAALSPVAAVLRAEPDGANLAAGDIVRGAALLRTSAEISATGFSEDERFAVIGLSDGSLLRFASETREMAPISWTRACNDKADTIWNECAVFAVAVSGDRIASADADGNVAAFDRDGALLAQHPMHDSAIVGLTLLPGARNHLISADIQGEMAVLSWPDLRPLRRIDAGCRVTDLRARDGDSVLVDCADGRGLIVQAMDGAVIAIPPERRSLGAFQLSDVVENDDRARLRAHFPAPASGLERILAQSDRAVVAIGEEGPMIFYAERWMRAPFVEEWSYDGRGIELSPGGRFVVLSARGQTRHGVIDLVEYAEMDMLLASSSHVRQDVCRSRWADALPSATQDLCARRGLLSPAGWMQAPQSFADLWRR; encoded by the coding sequence ATGCCGTACCGCTACGCCGCTTTCATATCATACTCGAGCATCGACGCGGCGTTCGCCAAGCGCCTCCACCGGACGCTCGAAGTCTACCAAGTGCCGAAGTCACTTGGACAGGTGCGGATCACTGAGGGCGGCAAGTCGAATCGGATCTATCCCGTATTCCGTGATCGTGAAGAGCTCGCCGCCGGGCAGCTGAGCGAGGGCATTGAAGCAAGCCTTCGCGCATCTTCGGCTCTCATCGTTGTGTGCTCCAGCGCTGCGGCCGCCAGTCAATGGGTGCAAAAAGAGATCGAGTACTTCAAGACGCTGCCGCAGGGCGGACGGATATTCTCGATCATAGCAGAAACTGTCCCGGCTGATGAGGCGGGCAAGGATCGCACGCGTGCGTGTTTGCCTGTCGCACTTGGTCCTGAACCGCTCGCGGCAGATGCTCGCTCCGGCAAAGACGGATTCCGGTACGCGTTGCTCAAGCTCATCGCGGGTATAATCAACGTGAGCCCGGGCGTTCTGCGTGACAGGGACAAAGCCCAGCGTCAGCGAAGTCTCGTGCAGCGTGTGCTGCTCGGCGTTGCCGTTGGTTTCTTTGTCCTGACAGGTCTTTCAACCGTCGCAGAACTCGGACGTCGCAGCGATCTGGCGCGCCGGGGTGAGGCGTTTGCTGCGCTTTCGCCTGTCGCGGCAGTGCTCCGCGCTGAGCCTGATGGCGCGAACCTGGCGGCGGGTGATATTGTTCGAGGAGCAGCTTTGCTGCGTACGTCGGCCGAAATATCTGCGACCGGGTTCTCGGAAGACGAGCGCTTTGCCGTTATCGGTCTGAGCGATGGCTCGCTGCTGCGATTTGCTTCGGAAACGAGGGAAATGGCGCCCATCAGCTGGACCCGCGCGTGCAATGACAAGGCCGACACGATCTGGAATGAATGTGCAGTGTTTGCCGTCGCCGTTAGCGGCGACCGCATTGCATCCGCCGATGCCGACGGCAACGTTGCCGCCTTCGACCGGGACGGCGCTCTTCTCGCCCAACATCCGATGCATGATAGCGCAATTGTGGGGCTGACGTTGCTTCCAGGAGCGCGCAATCATCTGATCAGCGCCGATATCCAGGGCGAGATGGCAGTGTTGTCGTGGCCCGATTTGCGCCCTCTGCGCCGTATCGACGCTGGTTGCCGTGTGACTGACCTTCGCGCGCGCGATGGTGATTCTGTCCTGGTTGATTGCGCTGACGGGCGCGGCCTCATTGTGCAGGCAATGGACGGCGCCGTCATTGCGATCCCGCCGGAGCGGCGGTCTCTTGGCGCATTTCAGCTCTCTGATGTCGTCGAAAATGATGATCGCGCGCGTCTGCGTGCGCACTTCCCAGCCCCGGCTTCTGGCCTTGAGCGCATTCTCGCGCAGTCTGACCGCGCAGTTGTCGCGATTGGGGAAGAAGGTCCCATGATTTTTTATGCCGAGAGGTGGATGCGCGCTCCCTTTGTTGAGGAGTGGAGCTATGACGGACGAGGCATCGAACTCAGTCCCGGCGGACGATTTGTAGTGCTGAGCGCGCGGGGCCAAACCCGTCACGGCGTGATCGATCTCGTCGAATATGCGGAGATGGACATGCTGCTGGCCTCGTCCTCGCACGTGCGCCAGGATGTATGTCGTTCACGCTGGGCTGATGCGCTGCCCAGCGCTACACAAGATCTTTGCGCGCGCAGGGGGCTGCTTTCGCCTGCAGGCTGGATGCAGGCGCCTCAATCCTTCGCCGATCTTTGGCGACGCTAA
- a CDS encoding MT-A70 family methyltransferase: MSKMKRPSQSQLALSLEKTPASELLAFTKGQRFSTILADPPWQFQNRTGKVAPEHRRLSRYETMTLEEICALPVSMVSADTAHLYLWVPNALLPEGLRVMEAWGFKYKSNIIWHKVRKDGGSDGRGVGFYFRNVTEILLFGVRGKNARTLGPGRSQVNLLATRKREHSRKPDEIFPIIEACSPGPYLELFARGTRPGWALWGNQADESYAPTWDTYSNHSQSNVVSIGKVKKATEKATSERRKPSPSKKRKSA, encoded by the coding sequence ATGTCGAAGATGAAACGCCCGAGCCAATCTCAGTTAGCTTTGAGCCTGGAGAAGACGCCGGCGAGTGAACTATTGGCGTTCACTAAGGGGCAGCGTTTTTCCACAATCCTGGCGGATCCGCCTTGGCAGTTCCAAAATCGCACAGGCAAGGTCGCTCCAGAGCACCGGAGGCTTTCACGATATGAGACGATGACGCTCGAAGAGATTTGCGCGTTGCCCGTTAGCATGGTCTCGGCAGACACCGCCCACCTCTACTTGTGGGTACCCAACGCGCTCTTGCCCGAAGGGCTTCGCGTCATGGAGGCGTGGGGGTTCAAGTACAAATCGAACATCATTTGGCACAAGGTGCGCAAGGATGGCGGGTCCGACGGCCGCGGTGTTGGATTCTACTTTCGGAATGTCACGGAGATCTTGTTATTTGGCGTGCGCGGGAAGAATGCACGCACCCTTGGACCTGGGCGCAGTCAGGTCAATCTTCTCGCGACGAGGAAGCGTGAGCACTCGCGAAAGCCGGACGAGATTTTCCCGATTATCGAGGCATGTAGCCCTGGCCCGTATCTGGAGCTCTTCGCGCGCGGGACACGTCCTGGATGGGCGCTTTGGGGCAATCAAGCTGATGAAAGCTATGCTCCCACGTGGGACACGTACTCTAATCACAGTCAGTCGAATGTGGTTTCGATTGGCAAAGTGAAAAAGGCAACTGAGAAGGCCACAAGTGAACGTCGCAAGCCATCGCCATCCAAGAAACGAAAGTCCGCGTAG
- a CDS encoding sigma factor-like helix-turn-helix DNA-binding protein → MWFKLKGFSHADIAKRLGVSRHTVPHYLSRGLAKIAAARAAFEAQGGAKDATSASAAKTS, encoded by the coding sequence TTGTGGTTCAAGCTGAAGGGTTTTTCGCACGCCGACATCGCCAAGCGTTTGGGCGTGTCGCGCCACACGGTGCCGCACTATCTTTCCCGCGGGCTCGCCAAAATCGCTGCGGCGCGGGCAGCCTTTGAGGCTCAGGGTGGTGCGAAAGACGCCACTTCGGCTTCGGCGGCGAAAACATCCTAG
- a CDS encoding endonuclease/exonuclease/phosphatase family protein, protein MKIATYNMRSGGRGPSHWRRIENALPPDILLAQEAADPTDLFATDPEIDCTWSAASSGAKQLKWGSAVIVRGIVRQTLTVPGFEGWIVGAEIDAPKTLGDARPLRAFSLHAPTRTGVSYVELVHAALDAMAPFADGAHLIIGGDFNLTISPPSASESRKIKAQEQAIQERLRIEFALANCWRSANPEAPLAQTLRWSRDPSIAYHIDGLFVPLNWLSRLRACHVVTGDDWLSLSDHNPIIAEFDFG, encoded by the coding sequence ATGAAGATCGCCACGTACAATATGCGTTCTGGAGGACGCGGGCCGTCTCATTGGCGACGCATAGAGAACGCCTTGCCGCCCGACATTCTCCTGGCGCAGGAAGCTGCCGATCCAACGGATTTGTTTGCAACCGATCCCGAGATCGATTGCACCTGGAGTGCGGCAAGCTCAGGCGCGAAGCAGCTGAAGTGGGGGAGTGCGGTGATCGTGCGCGGCATCGTGCGCCAGACTTTGACTGTGCCGGGCTTTGAAGGCTGGATCGTCGGGGCGGAGATCGATGCGCCCAAGACGTTGGGAGATGCGCGGCCGCTGCGTGCGTTTTCGCTGCACGCCCCCACACGTACCGGCGTCTCTTATGTCGAACTTGTGCATGCGGCGCTCGACGCGATGGCGCCTTTCGCCGATGGCGCACATCTGATTATCGGCGGCGATTTCAACCTAACGATCTCGCCGCCCTCTGCATCTGAGAGCCGCAAGATCAAAGCCCAAGAGCAGGCCATCCAGGAACGCCTCCGCATCGAATTCGCCTTGGCCAATTGCTGGCGCTCGGCCAATCCCGAAGCGCCGCTCGCCCAGACGCTGCGCTGGTCGCGCGATCCAAGCATCGCCTATCATATCGATGGTCTCTTCGTGCCGCTCAACTGGCTCTCGCGCCTTCGCGCTTGCCATGTCGTGACCGGTGACGATTGGCTCAGCCTCAGCGACCACAACCCTATCATCGCTGAATTCGATTTCGGCTAG
- a CDS encoding helix-turn-helix domain-containing protein: MARHAQTLGDVGVRKTLQLEPQKRQPLPFNQRELAETLGKTQSYVAKVELHERRLDIVQLVEWLRALEVDERKFFAEILKDIPATKQKR; this comes from the coding sequence GTGGCGCGACACGCCCAAACGCTTGGCGATGTCGGCGTGCGAAAAACCCTTCAGCTTGAACCACAAAAGCGCCAGCCGCTCCCGTTCAATCAGCGAGAGTTGGCCGAGACGCTGGGCAAAACGCAATCTTACGTCGCCAAAGTCGAATTGCATGAACGTCGTCTCGACATAGTGCAGCTCGTTGAATGGCTACGTGCGCTTGAAGTAGATGAGCGCAAATTCTTCGCTGAGATTCTCAAAGACATCCCAGCGACAAAGCAGAAACGCTGA
- a CDS encoding DGQHR domain-containing protein yields MTDAESKQQPPERRSIPALRVNQWRAGWENVGFSEKAHRRKPEPSFLLCSIPAVELKSLCGVSRRDATNPTPRAQDLGIQRQHDEKRSEEISRYIEYGFPWSTLSDAQRRSNAYNSMRKPGWLPTAIVVNILRDIDRRPLGGSVAAEDLIQIEDAGAIASLKLPYSAWVPSWRPSNLPPMEIVDGQHRLFAFGGQNTSFELPVVAFYGLDISWQAYLFWTINIKPKRINASLAFDLYPLLRGEDWLDSTDGHPVYRETRAQELTEAMWSHPDSPWLHRINMLGQKDTGGVTQSAWIKTLTATFVRQWRSRGSKLGGLFGGRYDDDDEVLGWSRAQQAAFLIYAARALHRAITNTNADWAQDLRQSSVAKNKSDDAAFYGPYALINTDQGVRGFLHVLNDLCFASASRLALDKWAADEAAGAADETAVSNALRGISEQKIAGVLDDIAKNLATFDWRSSAAPNLSEEQRLAKLAYRGSGGYLELRRRILEHLVSSSSTLKSMVERVEALA; encoded by the coding sequence ATGACTGACGCAGAGAGCAAGCAGCAACCACCCGAACGGCGCAGCATCCCGGCGCTTCGCGTAAATCAGTGGCGCGCAGGCTGGGAAAATGTTGGCTTTTCCGAAAAAGCACATCGCCGCAAGCCGGAACCCAGTTTCCTGCTTTGCTCGATACCTGCCGTCGAACTCAAAAGTCTTTGTGGCGTGAGTCGGCGTGACGCCACCAATCCTACTCCGCGAGCTCAGGACCTGGGGATACAGCGCCAGCACGACGAGAAACGCTCTGAGGAAATTTCTCGCTACATCGAATATGGATTCCCTTGGTCGACCCTCTCGGATGCTCAGCGCCGCAGCAATGCGTATAACTCGATGCGCAAGCCGGGCTGGCTGCCGACCGCAATTGTCGTGAATATTTTGCGCGACATCGACCGACGGCCTCTCGGCGGATCGGTAGCGGCAGAGGACCTCATTCAGATCGAAGATGCAGGCGCGATCGCCTCGCTGAAGTTGCCGTACTCAGCATGGGTACCGTCGTGGCGCCCATCCAATCTCCCGCCAATGGAGATCGTTGATGGGCAGCATCGCCTGTTTGCTTTTGGAGGACAGAACACATCATTCGAATTGCCAGTTGTGGCCTTCTACGGACTCGACATTAGTTGGCAGGCGTATCTGTTCTGGACCATCAACATCAAACCTAAGCGCATCAACGCAAGCTTGGCGTTTGACCTTTATCCGCTACTCCGCGGCGAAGATTGGCTCGACAGCACCGATGGGCACCCCGTGTATCGCGAGACACGAGCTCAAGAACTGACCGAAGCGATGTGGTCACACCCTGACAGCCCTTGGCTTCACCGCATCAATATGCTTGGCCAGAAGGACACAGGCGGCGTCACCCAATCCGCGTGGATAAAGACCCTCACCGCAACGTTTGTGCGCCAGTGGCGTTCACGCGGGTCAAAACTCGGCGGCCTATTTGGCGGCCGATATGACGACGACGACGAAGTTCTCGGGTGGAGCCGAGCACAGCAAGCCGCTTTCCTCATCTATGCGGCTCGGGCACTGCATCGTGCGATCACGAATACGAACGCTGACTGGGCTCAAGATTTACGTCAAAGTTCTGTTGCGAAGAATAAATCAGACGACGCCGCGTTTTACGGCCCCTACGCGTTGATCAATACGGACCAAGGCGTCAGAGGATTTCTGCACGTCCTGAACGACCTTTGTTTTGCAAGCGCTTCCCGCCTCGCGCTCGACAAGTGGGCCGCTGACGAGGCAGCGGGAGCCGCGGATGAGACAGCGGTGAGCAATGCCTTGAGGGGGATTAGCGAGCAAAAAATTGCCGGTGTGCTGGATGACATAGCCAAGAACCTCGCCACCTTTGATTGGCGTTCAAGCGCCGCCCCCAACCTGTCCGAGGAGCAACGCTTGGCAAAGCTCGCTTACAGAGGAAGCGGTGGATACCTAGAACTGCGACGGAGAATTCTAGAGCACCTCGTTTCTAGTAGCTCGACTTTGAAATCGATGGTCGAAAGAGTTGAGGCGCTCGCTTGA